From Amaranthus tricolor cultivar Red isolate AtriRed21 chromosome 4, ASM2621246v1, whole genome shotgun sequence:
TCGTGCATCTCTCATAGGGGTCATGTAGGGATGCATTGGAGTACGAGAAGGATGCATAGGAGTCTCACTGCCCATACCATATCGAGAAGTTTCCCTAAACAGATAAAAAGTTATGAGAAACAGGGCACCCACTGAAACCAAAAGAGTATAGCAGTGAAGAAAGGGGAATTACCGGTAAGGGGTTGTCACTGTCACATTGTCAGATATATGACTTCGATCAACTGAAAAAAGAATGTGGAGTTTAGTTTCACAATACAAGAAACATAGAAGTCTAGCATAATTGTTAAGAGCATGGTTATCAAACTCCCGATTTAAATCTAAAAATCTCTAGTTCTTATGATCCCACTAGGAGCATACGATTAAAATTGTATGTAAAATCTTAAAAAGGAAGATTTGCATGTAGAATTTTATGTGATTGGTAGAATAGACATAATCTTGTGTGTTTCTAAACATTGTGAAAATTTTCTACCAATTTTGCATATTAAAGCATGGAGTAATTAGTTAGCTCAACAAGCACgtcatatttaaaaaaatccaaaacaaGCTAATTCCCATGTTTTTCTTTAATTGGCACTGCACCGAACACCTTCTCAATCTCTCTCTTTTCAGCGTGCTTATTTCATAGGAAATCTCCTCTTTGCTCATAATTTTCCTTCAGTTGACTTAAAcaaatctaatttttttgtctattttgaAATCCAATGATAACTCAACATGTGAGTGCTCGACGCTTATAGCCGGTCCCAAGCCCAAATACAAGTGGAGGATGAGCACTAGGTTGGTCTCATCCAATGATTGAGTGGAGAAGAAAAATTAACATGAACGACCATTGAAACTGATAAATTGGTCAAGTCGCTGACCTCAATCTCTTGGGATTAATATTTTGACATTATTCTTCTTGTTATAAATCAAATCCATAAAATGGCTATTGCCTAAGTAAGGTTTGGAGATTAGATTTACACAACCTTAACCATGTAATAATAGAGTAGTTTATGATCAACTCTGCAAACATCATGAGCTAATTCACATAACTAAGTGCACGtgatttgatgaatcattataTAGTAATCCGTTAATTTTAAAAGCATTGCTACAAATATCTACCCGTTGAAAATCGACATATTATATCCAACAATGATTTCAAAAACTTTCAGTTCTACAAATTTATACCATTGAGGTTGATATTGTATTCTAAATTTTGTGTTTTCCTAATTATAAGAACTTAATGGATATTTAATTCACAACTAAAAGATAGGTAAATGTATTGttagtaagaaaagaaaagtcatggtaaaaaataaaattttcaataccTCTATGTTTTAGAAGATAATTAAAAATGGAAAGAGGAAAAAGTAGAATCTCACATTTCAATTATTTAATTCTACAATCTGTATCTAACTTCATGGCACCTTTGGGTTCAATGTAAAATCACAATTTTATTAACCTTAGTTGTGAGGTGTATTAAAGATATCATAGATATTATGCTTGAAAGAAGAGAGAATGGTAATAtaagttaaataaaataaataaggtgagtaaagaagataaaggataaaATAGCTTTAAGgtaaagagaaaaatgaaatgacaTGAAAAAGAATTTATTATGGGATGAGGAAAGTAAGTTGCTAAAAAATATAGCCTTGAGGTAAAGAGGTGAGGAAAAAGTAAGGCATCCGTCTAAGGATGAGAATAAATATTGTGGGATGACGAAAGCAAGTTACTAAAAAATACGGAGCAATAAATACTTGCCTGTGACCTCCTTCATCTGAGACTCCAACTCAACTCGTACAGTGGTCCCCTTAATGTCCTTTACACGTCCACGGTAACCCTTATAGGGTCCAAGACGTATTTTAACTGTAGTCCCAATGAGAGAATCATGCCCTCTACCACCTCTTTGTCGTCCTCCAACTGCAATGGacacaaaatttaaaagtttatttctgagaaagtttaaaaaatctTGCCACAATCAAACCAAATCATGCACACTACTCACAATCTGATTGAGGCCCTCGAGGTGGTAATCTTCCAGGAGATTGTGGAATCCGTTGTGGAGTTCTCAAATATGACAATGGATCACCCTGGGAAAAGAACAGATGACAACATATCAGAAGGACCAACAAAAACTAATATGAACGCATGGCTCAGTGCAAGtcttgggttaaaaataattgaagatATAAATTACGTCTGGTAAAAGGTGAAACTCCAAAGTCCCAACAATTTACGTGCAATTTAAGAGACAAAAAAGATCATTTATTCAGCATATTCTCGGTAAAGCTAAAAGGCCAGGACAGTGAGAGAGGTACAACATCTATTATCAATGTACGATTAAAAAAAATGAGCAAGGTACAATAAGCTTAGATACATCCAACAAACAAAAGTACAAGATAACAGTTGAATTATAAAACACATGGATATTGCCCCTGTGCACATTAAAATGGAATGCAATCATGCATGAGATATTGTATTCCTATTAAGCAGATTTAACCCCTCCCACCATTACCAACTATAAGGAAACAATTTaaaagatgagattaaaaaaaatcaatacttACCATTTTTTCTCTGTTTCCTCTCGAGCCACCAACAACCAGACATGACTGAGACTTTGCACAAATAAATCCAGCGTGCTCAAGGTGGTGACGATCATATATGAACAGAATTCCTCTAAATATGTGCTCTACAGGGCCTTGTTTCCCCTGCAACAGAGAAAAAATATGGTACAGAACACACTATCACACCAACCACCCTTAACATTCACCGGAAAGAGAAATGATACCTTGCATGGCCCCTCAAGCACCCTTACAACATCTTTTACAGAGATGGGATTCTTGGACCGATCTTGAGCAAATAACTTTTTATCTATTTTGGATCTGATCTCTCTTAACCTCACAAGCACCACCTCTGGACGATCTGGGACCCCTTTGAGCACCTGAAATATGTATGATATACTTCATACAGACGGTCCGAATATATTTACTTCTTCAGACAGTTAAGACACAAAAAACTTACCTGGAAAGCTTCACTTTCTACCCGTATAATTACACCAAAGGTTGTATTACTGCACAATATAACATAGCATCAATACATAAGAACAATTCTCATGGTTCAAGCCAAGAGGAAAAAACCGATGGacagaaaaagaacaagaaagtaGGGAAGAGATATCAGAGCAAATTACTCTAACAATACAAGATCATGCAGTTCATAGTCCCCAATTTTCGTGACACCTGTGGTCACTTCTGAGCTTTCAACAACATGATCAGCAAACACTCGAATCTGCAAATTACCAAAATCATATCAAATAGCCAGATCATACATGCAAGAGGACGCTCTAAGAACAAGAGAAAGCATcagtattattaattataattagtatAGGCAATAAAGCATAGCGAGTCATACATGTTCTTTAGTTGTGTCGGATATTATTATCAACACATGGCCATCAACCTTAACAACCATACCAGTTGCACCTTCATGAGAGCCAGAGATCACCTTCACATGATTCCCTGGTTCAAAATATTTGCAGAGATCTTTTTCATTAATAGCAAGTGTTTTCTGCAAAAACATGAGAATTATATAAGATATAtacacaaaaaataatattttcgcaataaattaacaatattgAGAATAGATATGTACCGGTAAGCCCTTCTCGTTTGGTCTAATGTGAACATTTCCATCCTCAACTTTTTCAACCCATCCCTTTAGATTTTTTAGATCTCCCTTCACAATTATAACAGCATCACCCTTCATAAAATGTCCTTTCTTTCTATTCACAAATAATGTTGACAAACTGCCAATGTCCCCATCACCTTCACCAGGTTGCCGAAATTTCTCCAACTCATCAAAAGTGGGTTGTATGTTCTGTGTGCTAATAGACTTTATGGATACAGTTTTGATCAAAAACCCGTCCTTGAACATCATCCCATTAATGTAATCATAGTAGTCCCCTGTCATAGGATCTCTTCTACGATCAAGACGAATGTGCAGGTCCCTAGGGAGGAAAAAAGAACACACGAGATTAACACAATGTCATTGCCCGAGAGAGGGGATTCCAACTACAAAGGCCAAATCAATACCTTGCTTCCTCTATATTCATAAATCGAGCTGGAGGAACAAATGCTTTTTTCTTGGCAACATCTCTACCCTCCTGAAATCGAAACAAAAGTACGGGTTAATAAATGCTAGAAAGTAGCAAAATACAAGGGCCAGCTTATGCTAACATCTAATATCATATTCTATCATTATTCTACTGCGTCATGCATCACTTACCAGCTTATTTGCAAGAGCCTGTAAATCTATCCTTGGAATCAACTTTACAGTAACTCTTTGTCCCACATTGTCCACATCCAATACCTACAAGAGGCAGGAACAAGGTTTCAGATAGCTAGACAACTAAATCATGGGACTCAGATGATAAATAAGTAAATACCTTTGCAAGATCTCCTTTATAGGTCCCAATCTTCATCCTCACCCAAGTATCCCTAGAAAGGTCAATTGCTTTACTTTCAACAGACAGAACATCAGCCATCTCTTTGATAGGGACAAGTGTTATTTTGTTCGGGAAAATGTTGCGCATTCCCTTGATTGCCTGAAAGCAGTAAAGAATTTCAGATATACTtcttaaaaataacattaaggaaaaaaaatttcatgCAAGATAAGACTATCAAAGCAGACCTCCCTAACATGGGCTTCTTTGTCAGCctcaatatatataaaattcttCAGATGATCAAGGGCTACAGCAGAACGAATTTGCAATTCGGATCCTTTATCAATGAATTTTTGCATGAGGCACACAGCTACCTCCTTTTCACGGCCAATCTAAAAGATCAAACATATACTTGCTTTTAATTCATGTGTCAGCAAAGAATGATATTGTCACAGACAAGAACATGAACTgcattatatatataagttCCTACCGCACATTTCACCATCCACAACTTGGGATCCCTGACAGATGGCAGAAGGGCCTGTTGATCCACATCTGTGGTCTCTTCATCATACTCTACCTGACTTGACCGAGCATATCTTTCCTGTATTCTCCTTTCGAGATCTTCAACATCTTCTTCCGGATCCTCTCTTGGAAGCAAAGGTCGCCGATGCATCCTTCTGTCAGCATCCGCAATATCCGCTGAAGTATCCACAAAGAAATCTGcacagaaaaggaaaaaaagcaCCACATATAATGCCACTTGAAAAAATAAGTCTGGCACTAGCAGAGAGTGCTTACTGCCGAGCtatttgattaatcatgatTGCAGCAATGGTGAAGGTGTACGCACGCGAATGCAATCAGAATTAAGAACATACAATTATTGTGACACTAGAAGAGTacacaaatttattaaatttataacttGTTCCATGagagaataaaaagaaaaataaaaaggcaaCCAATGAGTCCACAAGCATTAAGCATAGAACTGAAGATTTGTTAAAACGTGAGTACAAGTTATCTACAATGGAAAAACCAGCAGTTAAATTGCAAGTTATAAGCTAAGTAGGCTTCTCCCTTTTTTATCACCATAAAGATTTCAAATGGAACCTCGCTTGGGAATCGAGATGTATTAGAGATGTACTAGTATAATGGTAGGCTTTTACACTCCTACGTCATCTATTGTTCTCACTTCTCTGAATTGGTATCAGTGCCAAGGTTTTGATTAAGCTTGCTACATGGAGCTTGCTACACCACTTCGAGTCATTTGTTTTGAGGATTATGACTTGGGCCCATTTGTCGGTGATCTATCAAGAACAAAGGGTCGTGAAAATGTTCTGAGGGTTAGGTCATAGGTGCCCATTCCACTATCTAGCAAGTTTAATTTTTCCCACACTGAAACAAGATGTGGTTAGCTTCTAGCTAAGTACGTTGCTACGCTCACTACCATATGTTTTAATATGGAACCTCACTTGGGCTACACAAGAGGCTTTTCAACTCTTGTGTGATGCTCCTCCATTCTCTCATTTATGAAAAGGTTACATGATCCATCATAATCTATCTAAGAAGTTTAGAATTTGTCCATTCTCTCATTCCATTAGATTTCTTCCAACTTCCAAGGAGGGAAAAAACAAACCACACGAACAAAGAACGTGAACAAAGGATGATCAAAATAGTGTACAGCAAAAAACATGCCCCAACATTTTTCTCAAAAGACCAGGGAATAGCAAGTGTTTTTAATGTACAAATACTAAAAGCAGCTAATGGATTTTTAAGAGAAGTGCAAGTTTCCAGGGGGATACTGCAGGATACCAGCAACCCACCTCAAATAATTCCAAATGCAAAACTCGATATTTTCTAACTGAACAAAACTTTGAATAAAGTTTGTTCAAATATGCACTCTTGATAAATAAAATGACGAGCCTAAACTAAAATAGAAAGATGACTGAACAAAGATAAAGGGGTTGCAGCAAGGTAATGGCCAAACTAAGAAGCCAATACTACAAAGCGGCCTCCGACAAATTCATCAATTACAAAATTGAACTACACGTCTATACCATAGCCGGATTTTAGATCTCAAATTTGTCCATATAATGGACAGTTGACAAAACAGTATGGTTGACAACATACACACAGATACAATGAGGAATAAAAATGTGAGAGTTAGAGATGTAAAAAGAATGAGAAGCATAGAAATTATTAAGACAAGATGTATAGCCAAGGACAAATGTTGAGAAGTCTTGTTGACACATAAAAAAGTACTGTACTATGGATATAGGTAGACAAGAGAAATCAGGTCATGTGGAGGGTAAAACATTATTCAGAAAACTAACTTCCCTATGCTCTATTGTTCAATTGGACAAAGAATTTCAAACAGAGAACTATAGTGGAAAAGAGTATTCCATTGTAACAAAGAAaactaattctttatttttagttttccaACAAGAAAAGATTTTTCCTACAACGGAAACTAATATCTAACATTCTTTCATTCCATCTTCATTATTCCATCGGCAACTTACTAATTTCTgtcaaaccaaacaaaaaaaaattgatttgcatttgCAGTttctatgaaaaaaaaaatcaaagagaaCTATTTTCCACATGAATGTTACTTAACTACAAAACTTGGCATTTGGCACTAATTGTCTTTCTGTTTCTTAACTCCCTAACCAAGCCAAAACCAGCCATCCGCTCACTAAAGAGCTTGGCTCTAAGTGCCTTTCTGTTTCGTAATTCTCTAACCAAGCATGAACCCCTTACTGCTCCATAATCTAGCTATCTACCTTATATCTTACAAGTTTAACATAATTCAACGgttaatttgctttttgaattcgcaattCTTGTTCataaatagcccaaaaccaatCATAATTCATGTTTCCGATTTGAAATTCGCGTGGCGACTAAAGAACTATGTGACACTGTTTCTAACTTCTTAGCATATGTTGCATATCCTACATTTAAACACGAGACTCCACCTATATAGGGAAACATCTGGTAAAGAACTCCACAAAAGACAAAGCATGAAGACATTTAAGTCATTACTTCTCATCAATTATTTCTGCCTAAATAAATCAAGGAATCTGTAAATTTTAAGCACCAGAAAAGTCTTATTAATCAGACTTAATGGCAtgaaaagagaaggaaaatgaacttatatttttgatttgtgattttatttcaAATCAGGAAATATGTTAACAGCCTATTATACGGTAAATGAAATTTCTAAAATCCTGAACCAAGTAGGCAATACAGCACTACATAATCCAACACCACTCGTACTGAACCTTGATTTAACCTTCAACCAGTTAGGttccaaaaaaaatgaaaaaaaacttCAGCAAATAAGAATTTTATGCTTCGTTTTCCAACAATAAACCAGACATTGGCCCATTTGTCAATGTTCCAATATTCAACTAGTTGACTGTTATTCCTCTGAATCTctcatttaaattatatattgatatattgaTATTAATACATCAACAAAAATCCCGTTGAAGGTGATCATCAGAGGCACTACCGATGTATAATTCATAAAATAGATGTATTTACACAGGATAGTAAACACAAatacttcaaaacaaaaaacccTTTTCTTATCCGAGTAACATACCAAATCTTCAGAATTAAAATTAGTCTATCAGACAACTGCATATCGAAACAAGTAATagcataaaaggaaaaaaataccatcttcttcttcttcttcctcctcatcctcatcatcaacttcatagGCTATATCATCGATAAACCCACTACCGCGATTCTTTTTTTGGCGGCGTGCACCGGGATAAACACCTTcatcctcttcttcctcctcatcATCTTCTACAGCAAAATCATCGATAAACTCCGAtcttccacgctttttagagCTACCTTTACCTTTACCGCCGCCATAgtcatcatcttcttcctcttcaacTTCGTCATCGTTGTAAAGATTCTCGCCATACTCGTCTTCATCTTCGGGATCCAAATCGTCGTCGTCTTCGTAATCGTCGCCTCTAGGcatgattaaaattaaaagatctGGGAGAAAATGAGATGAATTGGAAGGAAATTTAGGGTAAATGGTTGGATTTCTAGGGTTTACAATGCAGATGAAAGCCCTAGATATAGAacgggaaaaaaaaaaaaaaagaagaatttTGGGGAGAAGCGGGTTAATAAATCAGTATGTGTTTGGATGAGTGTGCTGCGTGGGTCCTTGACTGTGGAGGCGCCGACCCAAAATCcgatttatttatatttacggGTTTAACTGAccgattaaaattatttttactaataaaataaaaattaattttagtggttaaaattgattttttactagttataattgaattttactaatttaaactgaatttttgttattgattttaCAATTGTAATTTACTAACCAAAATTAGTTGAAACTGatatttattactccctcctttCCTAATATTCTTCCTATTTAAAATATTAGGAGTATATTTCAGAGAAAGAAAttttattaagatttttaagacatctATTGACGATAAAATATATACTCATGTGAGatttcgttagattcgtcttaatgtatactttttattatatatttgttataattttttatgatgtgcatttagagatattaaggtttaaaatttacattaaaaacatattaatttaataaggtTCAAAAGTAAGAACGGATGAGtaataaaaattgatttaattgatttttactaataaaattagatttttactgattataacttatttttactaattaccTAATATTCAAGTTCCACCTAAAAAAACATATTGGATTAAATCATACAATATGATAAATTAAAGATCGTTCCATCGCAGTTAAGTGTGCTTTATGTAGGACTTAAGGTGCGCATGAGTAATTAATGTTAAAAGTGTGTCAGAAAAAGATTTGTAATTGTTCATAAGATTATAAGACCAATCCAACATATCATCAACCCTCACGAGGTCAAGCATTTTTCTTTTAGTTAGTCTCTTGAGATaccgtctttttgagagacgttTTTGaagtccaacccattaaagattaatacttacttatcgtatttttaatgtctatttacattttTCTTAATGTTTACTCTCCATATCTTTAatacctacttttaatatcataaatatctacttacatccTACTTATAATACTTTACAAAATATATAGGCAGGCTCAATTAGAgatcacaagaatttgtgtaaatttAAATTGACTTGTGtagtttgatatatatatatatatatatattgataatttTTAGGTTTAATtgagtaaaaaaataatttcacttttttaattcaaaaaaaataaactgcaCAAAAATTTggctaaatttaaattttgcgTCAATAGGAAAAAATGTATCAAATAAGTTAACTTATTGTCTAACTAAGTTTACTAGGCTAAACTTCATGAATTTATTCGTTGGGACTTGGGACGAATTTTAACTATTAGTTTCATTCAACATGTTTTTACCTTGAACTTCAATATaatgtaaatttgtttttattttaaaatgttttatgATTCTAAAGCATTTACTTGGATTTTGGATCTTATAAACAAATataagtaaaaatcaatttcaatgtcttaccaaaagaaaaacacaaattcttttgaTAGACGGGCTTTTTGAGAGACCATATCTTTTAGATcggtccattatatattttttaaaatattataagtagacattaagaataatgtaagttacatttaaaatattgaaagtagacattaagaatacgataagcaGGCATTAACGATAATGTAAGTTGTCATTctaaatacggtaagtagatattaatctttaataaactgggcttgagatatgtctctTAAAAAAATGGTCCTCGAGAGactaactaataaaataattaaaagttcATGATTTTTAAGAATTTCAATGAGATGAGGGGGAGCACCGACGAGCGACGGTGTAAAGCCTAGAaaaagcttcatcttcatcaatgGAGCCTTCCCACTAGCTCTACCTTTCCTACTCCTATTGAATCCCGTACAACCATCTGATGGGAAGTTTACCAACCAACAGATCAAGGCCATTCCACACACAACCAACTTCCTGCACTCGCACACACCAGATTGGCGCCCTTGCACTTGTTGCAACCACTTTCTTCCTTACTCGCCTCTTCGATCAAACTTTCACTCCTTTTCCTGACACCCAATCCCCTGCTTCGCATCCCACTGTAAGTTCTTCCATCAGTTTTGATCATAACCGTCTATTTTCATGGCCTGAAGTTGGGTACGGGTCGCAGCTTAATCTTAAGATCTATGTATATGATGAGAATGAGATTGATGGGTTGAAGGATTTGATGTATGGTCGTGATGGCAAGATCTCTCCTGATTCTTGTATTAAAGGCCAATGGGGCACTCAGGTTCGGATTTTTTCTGGGTATATATTGGTCTATtgctttgttgtttttttttttgaaatttatttatgcAACTATATACAAATTAATTCACAATTTACCCAAATTGATAGTCCACAGTAGAACATTGCTTGAGCTGTTCAGGAAGAAAAATTTTCTGGGTATATTTTGTTGGTTTAATTTGACTTAACTAATTAAATGTT
This genomic window contains:
- the LOC130811508 gene encoding putative transcription elongation factor SPT5 homolog 1, which encodes MPRGDDYEDDDDLDPEDEDEYGENLYNDDEVEEEEDDDYGGGKGKGSSKKRGRSEFIDDFAVEDDEEEEEDEGVYPGARRQKKNRGSGFIDDIAYEVDDEDEEEEEEEDDFFVDTSADIADADRRMHRRPLLPREDPEEDVEDLERRIQERYARSSQVEYDEETTDVDQQALLPSVRDPKLWMVKCAIGREKEVAVCLMQKFIDKGSELQIRSAVALDHLKNFIYIEADKEAHVREAIKGMRNIFPNKITLVPIKEMADVLSVESKAIDLSRDTWVRMKIGTYKGDLAKVLDVDNVGQRVTVKLIPRIDLQALANKLEGRDVAKKKAFVPPARFMNIEEARDLHIRLDRRRDPMTGDYYDYINGMMFKDGFLIKTVSIKSISTQNIQPTFDELEKFRQPGEGDGDIGSLSTLFVNRKKGHFMKGDAVIIVKGDLKNLKGWVEKVEDGNVHIRPNEKGLPKTLAINEKDLCKYFEPGNHVKVISGSHEGATGMVVKVDGHVLIIISDTTKEHIRVFADHVVESSEVTTGVTKIGDYELHDLVLLDNTTFGVIIRVESEAFQVLKGVPDRPEVVLVRLREIRSKIDKKLFAQDRSKNPISVKDVVRVLEGPCKGKQGPVEHIFRGILFIYDRHHLEHAGFICAKSQSCLVVGGSRGNREKMGDPLSYLRTPQRIPQSPGRLPPRGPQSDFGGRQRGGRGHDSLIGTTVKIRLGPYKGYRGRVKDIKGTTVRVELESQMKEVTVDRSHISDNVTVTTPYRETSRYGMGSETPMHPSRTPMHPYMTPMRDARATPIHDGMRTPMRDRAWNPYAPMSPARDNWEEANPASWGTSPQYRPGSPPSKTYDAPTPGSGWTSTPSGNYNDAPTPRDNGSAYPNAPSPYLPSTPGGQPMTPSSASYLPGTPGGQPMTPGGGGLDMMSPTIGGDNEGLWLLPDILVNVVKSGDDTMVGVVQEVLADGSCRVALGTSGNGEVITVLPNEIELIPPRKSDKIKIMGGAQRGSTGKLIGIDGSDGIVKVDESLDVKILDMGILAKLAHS